GGGACCGAACTTGGTGTCGGCACCTGTGAGCAGGTTCGCGTTGCCTGAGGAGAAGAAGCCCGCGTTCTTCAGCAGCAACGTGAAGAACAGATCGTCGATCGACTCGGCGCCGGAGCGTCCCATTTGGCGTGGGATGTCCATGAACGCTGACAAGTCGTCGTTGATGATGTCATGTCGCGTCAGCGTCAGGATCTGGCCGTACGTGTCGGCCTTGTAACTGAATTTCTGGTCCGACAACTTGCCGTGCTTCAGTTCCCCATCCGGGGCGACTTGCTCAAAACCGCCGGTTCCAAGCAAACGATAACGGGCGACTTCTTTAAAGTCCGTCACAGTTCCGACACTACACAAATCAAACGCAGCGATCGGAGTGTTTTGATATGCCGCCAGCAACGTCTTGTTCATGACGTTTTCCATAATCGACGGCAAGCTCATCGAGGAGAAACCGGCACGAATGGTGGCGGTTCCGTCCCCAAACACTCGCGGCACTTCGATGCCTTCCATGCGAGCACACTCGGCGACCAGTTCACGCAGACCGATATGTCGCAGCGGATCCGCGGCGTTGAGAGTCTTCTCGCCGTAGGCGGCTAGCAATTGCTTTTCCTCGATCCCTACCGACAGACACGCGGCGGCCTCGAGGACTTCGCGACTGTAACGCGGTGAGTTTTGGGTTTGCTCTGGAGCTTTGGGGCGTTCGCTTCGTAGCACGGCGAGTTCCGTCTTGGTGGTGGACCAGCCTTGCTCGATCGCGTCGGCTTCGATGTCCGCATGGCTGCCGGCACAAAGTTTCCGAATGCCGGCAATGCGGCGAGATTCGGCCGCGGCCTCGGCACGCATTTCGACAACCGGCGAGGTCGGCTTGGGGTGTTTCGTCTCGGTCTTGGGCTTCGTGCTCATGTTCAAACTTGCGTTGACGGGTTCGAGGTCGTCCGTGGATTGGGTTTTGTCAGCTTCGGTTTCATCTGGTCCGTCGCCATCCGCTAGCCCCGCCGCCACACGTGCCTCGGTGTTGTCGTCGGCCCCGAGAGCGACGAACGAAACCTCGCCAAGGGTCGATTTGCGAGCGATATAGACTGGGCCTTTGAATTCGCGATCGTTGGCGTTCGCCGTCTTGCCTTCGGGGATGAAGACAACTTTGTCGGCACTCGCACCGAGCGATGCTTGCCAAGGGAACCCGTTCTCGCTGGTCGCGATGACTTCTTGGGCTGTGGCGCCCACTCCGGAAATCACCCCAGCGACTTCGAGTGACTTGTCGGTGATCGCGATGTCATCAGTGTGACCGACGATGCTGCCGCGATCATGATCCTTCAGAATCGGTCGTGACTTCCGAGTCACTCGCATCCCAACCAGATCAACGACGACTGGGTAGGGCCATCCGCCGAGCCGCATCGCACCGCCGGTGTACGCGGTCATCGAGAACTTACGCAGCGAAGGCTTGCCCTCATCGGGTGTTTCGACTGCCGCAAGCGTAATCGTCGCCGCGTCATCACAAACGATTCGTAGCGAACTGGGGACAGATTCAGCTTCCGCTTCGAGCGGCTTGTTGTTCAGCGTCTTCGGCATCGTCTTGCGTGACCGGGGTTTCGGGTGGAGTATCAGTGTCGGACTCGATCGACAGGCCGAGTTCGCGCATCAGTGCCAATTCCTTGGCACGTTGTTTAAGTTCCGTCTCCCAGTCACGCCCCTGCCGCGCAAATTCGATGGCCAGAGTCGTCGTATGGCTGGCGAGACGGATTTTCTGGGCGTTGGCTTCTTTGGCGGGATCGACATGTTCGTGACCATCCCAAAACCATTGGTGCTCGAATGTGGAATCGAGCGTGCGAAGCGAATTGGGCAGATAGCCCTCGATCAGAATGGCTTCGCGAATCCACGCAGTCAGAATGCGATCCAAAACAACGCGAGCGAGTTGCGTTTGTTCAACGCGGATCGATTTGAAATAAGTTTGGTGATCGAGTCGCCCGCTGGCGTAGTTGTAGCCCGAGGAATTTCCAGCGGCGACGTTGAACGGCATGTTCAAGCAGCGGGCGATTTCGTTGAGAATCTCTTTCTTGAACTCCGCGTAGGTCGTCGAAGGTTGCTCCGACTTCATCTGAGCCATCTTCCAGCCGCCTGGCATCGTCAGCAGCATTCGTTTTTCAAGTTCGATCGGCTCGAAAGGTTCGGCCGCATCGGCTTCACCATTGGCCGGCGCATCGGTGTAGAGGATGCCGGCGAACTCGGCAGCGGTTTCAGCAGCCGAAAGCACCGCGAGCGTGAACCGGCGGAGTTGTGCGAACAGCGGCAGTGCTGGCGTAATGTCCGGGATGCCTCGAATTTGTCCTGGACGGTCACAACGAAAGTAGTGCAGCACCGCGGCGGCCGGCACGGTGTCGTATTCATCGTCAACGAGGAACAGCCCATCGCCGGGATGGTTCCGCAGCACGTCGTAAGCAATCGGGTTGCCGTCGGCATCGAAGCGAATGCCATCGAGGTATCGCCCGGTGTCAGGGGCGAGCGTCGGAGAGGCAACCTGGTCGGCTTCGATCAACCGCAAGTCCAGCTTTACCGCCGCATCGACGCGTTGATTGTTGGTAAGCAAACCAAACGACTCGCCATCGGCAACGCGAGATAGCCGCATGGTTCGCAGCTTTTCGGCTAGCCCAATGGATTCGGCCCAAGCATAGAATTCTGATTCAACAAAACGGTTCGCGGCGTCGTTCGCCGTCAGCATTTGCAGCCTTGGACCGGTGCCGACCACATCGTTAGCCAGCGTTAACGTGATCCCTCGAGCGTAGCTGTTATTGGCGACCTCGTAACGCGAACGGTTGCGAAGCGTTCGCCTCACATCAGGGCTGTTCGCAGCCGCGGCCGACAACCCATCGGCCCGCGACCAATGTTTCATGTTGTCGAGCGTCGTATTGGCTGCGTCGTATTTAGCTCGA
This genomic stretch from Novipirellula caenicola harbors:
- a CDS encoding phage portal protein — translated: MLKRLSGIIEQAWRSGGSRSPAASGRSPRQPFFSRIRAKYDAANTTLDNMKHWSRADGLSAAAANSPDVRRTLRNRSRYEVANNSYARGITLTLANDVVGTGPRLQMLTANDAANRFVESEFYAWAESIGLAEKLRTMRLSRVADGESFGLLTNNQRVDAAVKLDLRLIEADQVASPTLAPDTGRYLDGIRFDADGNPIAYDVLRNHPGDGLFLVDDEYDTVPAAAVLHYFRCDRPGQIRGIPDITPALPLFAQLRRFTLAVLSAAETAAEFAGILYTDAPANGEADAAEPFEPIELEKRMLLTMPGGWKMAQMKSEQPSTTYAEFKKEILNEIARCLNMPFNVAAGNSSGYNYASGRLDHQTYFKSIRVEQTQLARVVLDRILTAWIREAILIEGYLPNSLRTLDSTFEHQWFWDGHEHVDPAKEANAQKIRLASHTTTLAIEFARQGRDWETELKQRAKELALMRELGLSIESDTDTPPETPVTQDDAEDAEQQAARSGS